In the Juglans microcarpa x Juglans regia isolate MS1-56 chromosome 6D, Jm3101_v1.0, whole genome shotgun sequence genome, one interval contains:
- the LOC121234903 gene encoding E3 ubiquitin-protein ligase AIRP2-like translates to MFDNYHQLAAKPSYQDSLKVLEADIQHANMLAASIPRGKGGACLQMKLVYNHLAPILLFLLQWMDCSCTCLLSSYLNLFHIIVYKVRSDGKPNISSCGRRATVTEFYAVILPSLQRLNGDLSELDVTQEEGSSIQMVVRKKLEKKRMIPDVDLEREDECGICLESCTKMVVPNCCHAMCINCYRDWNTRSESCPFCRGSLKRVNSGDLWVLTCSGDVVDTQTVLKEDILRFNLYIKDLPRDIPDALFLMYYEYLF, encoded by the exons ATGTTTGATAACTATCATCAACTTGCTGCTAAACCCTCTTACCAAGATTCCCTTAAGGTTCTGGAGGCTGATATTCAGCATGCCAATATGCt GGCAGCTTCTATTCCAAGAGGCAAAGGCGGTGCCTGCCTTCAAATGAAATTGGTCTACAATCATTTGGCACCCATTTTACTGTTTTTGCTTCAGTGGATGGATTGCTCATGTACTTGTCTACTTTCAAGTTATTTAAACCTTTTTCACATAATTGTATATAAG gTGCGTTCTGATGGTAAGCCAAATATCTCTTCATGTGGAAGGAGAGCTACCGTTACAGAATTCTACG CTGTTATATTACCATCTCTTCAGCGTCTCAATGGTGACTTGTCAGAGTTGGATGTTACTCAAGAGGAAGGTAGCTCCATTCAGATGGTAGTGAGGAAGAaattggaaaagaagagaatgatTCCAGATGTCGACTTGGAGAGAGAAGATGAGTGTGGGATCTGCTTGGAGTCTTGCACTAAAATGGTTGTGCCAAACTGCTGCCATGCCATGTGCATCAACTGTTACCGTGACTG GAATACAAGGTCAGAATCTTGCCCTTTTTGCCGTGGAAGTTTAAAGAGAGTGAATTCAGGAGACTTGTGGGTTCTGACATGCAGTGGCGATGTGGTTGACACTCAAACTGTGTTAAAGGAGGATATTTTGCGCTTCAATCTTTACATAAAGGACCTACCTAGGGATATCCCAGATGCTCTGTTCTTAATGTACTATGAGTACTTATTTTAA